A DNA window from Chryseobacterium sp. MEBOG06 contains the following coding sequences:
- a CDS encoding START-like domain-containing protein: protein MAKHKVHYEFPMHCLSEILYEYLATAEGLSEWFADEVTEKGDDFFFSWGGGPAEKATLIRYKPEGFVRFRWEEDEGTKNFFEMTITIDDITEDLALNITDFCEEGDEEENAMYWENLIENLRIKLGAA, encoded by the coding sequence ATGGCGAAACATAAAGTCCATTACGAATTTCCAATGCACTGTTTATCAGAGATTTTATACGAATATCTGGCAACTGCAGAAGGATTGTCTGAATGGTTTGCGGATGAGGTAACAGAGAAAGGCGATGATTTCTTTTTTAGCTGGGGTGGAGGCCCTGCTGAAAAGGCCACTTTGATCAGATATAAGCCTGAAGGTTTCGTGCGTTTTAGATGGGAAGAAGATGAAGGAACGAAAAATTTCTTTGAAATGACTATCACAATAGATGATATTACAGAAGATTTAGCTCTGAATATTACAGATTTCTGTGAAGAAGGAGATGAAGAAGAAAACGCAATGTATTGGGAAAATCTTATTGAAAACCTAAGAATAAAATTGGGTGCTGCATAA
- a CDS encoding aspartate aminotransferase family protein has translation MQKDFFIYQAQTTKFAAGFEVEKAEGSYIYGTDGKKYLDFVAGVSANTLGHSHPKIVNAIKEQADKYLHVMVYGEYAQEKPIALCKLLAEATPDPLEVTYLVNSGAEAIDGSLKLAKRYTGREEIVSFTNSYHGNTHGALSVSGNETHKREFRPLLPMVSFIEFNNEKDFDKITEKTACVILETIQGAAGFLVPADDYLIKLKRRCEEVGALLILDEIQPGFGRTGKLFSFEHFGIVPNILVMGKGMGGGVPVGAFMSSVEIMESLSHSPKLGHITTFGGNPLIAAASYATLKEVLESGLMNDVDEKEKLFRELLVHPKIKNINGKGLMLAVNLGTPEYTLEVAKKCMENGLVVFWQLYRNEYLRISPPLTLSMDEIREGCKIILDILNEN, from the coding sequence ATGCAAAAAGATTTTTTTATATATCAGGCTCAAACCACAAAATTTGCAGCAGGTTTTGAAGTTGAAAAAGCTGAGGGAAGCTATATTTACGGGACAGACGGAAAGAAATATCTCGACTTTGTAGCCGGAGTTTCTGCCAATACACTGGGACATTCACATCCCAAAATCGTGAATGCGATCAAAGAGCAGGCAGATAAATATCTTCACGTAATGGTATATGGTGAATATGCGCAGGAAAAACCTATCGCATTGTGTAAACTGCTTGCAGAAGCTACTCCTGATCCCCTTGAAGTTACTTACCTTGTCAATAGTGGAGCAGAAGCTATTGATGGAAGTTTGAAATTGGCCAAGAGATATACAGGGAGAGAAGAAATTGTTTCCTTTACAAACTCTTATCATGGGAATACACATGGTGCTTTGAGCGTTTCAGGAAACGAAACCCATAAAAGAGAATTTCGTCCGTTATTACCGATGGTCTCTTTCATTGAATTTAATAACGAAAAAGATTTTGATAAGATCACAGAGAAAACAGCCTGTGTCATCCTGGAAACCATTCAGGGAGCTGCCGGATTCCTTGTTCCTGCTGATGATTATCTGATCAAACTTAAAAGGAGATGTGAAGAAGTAGGAGCTCTTTTGATTCTGGACGAAATTCAGCCAGGTTTTGGAAGAACAGGAAAGCTATTCTCATTTGAGCATTTTGGAATCGTACCTAATATCCTGGTGATGGGAAAAGGAATGGGAGGTGGAGTTCCTGTGGGAGCTTTCATGAGCTCCGTAGAAATTATGGAAAGTCTGTCACATTCGCCAAAACTCGGGCATATTACCACTTTTGGAGGAAACCCATTGATTGCAGCGGCCAGCTATGCTACTTTGAAAGAAGTATTGGAAAGCGGACTGATGAACGATGTAGACGAAAAGGAAAAACTGTTCAGGGAGCTTCTGGTACACCCCAAAATTAAAAATATTAATGGAAAAGGGCTGATGCTTGCCGTTAATCTCGGAACACCTGAATATACACTTGAAGTTGCTAAAAAATGTATGGAAAACGGGCTTGTTGTTTTTTGGCAGCTGTATAGAAACGAATACCTGAGAATCTCACCGCCTCTTACATTATCTATGGATGAGATCAGAGAAGGATGCAAAATAATTCTTGATATACTGAACGAAAATTAA
- a CDS encoding OstA-like protein, whose translation MRKILFLFILISTLSFAQDKTPVKRDPYLQAPAPPRQQALKPEDKVKIINADQIIKDPAKYDGNQYFTGHVQIEHQGSILTADEVVLYNEENFVKAIGNTRLQNTDGSVITAGEMEYDANTQKGVARKNVVLTDPKQTIKTDILYYDRLASQAYFNTGGTISDGQNVTYAKVGTYFLSTRVVDLTGNVKIDTPQYIIEGPNIKQNQNTKIADFSGPSTITNRANPKNRVYTEKGTYKMETKEAFLTKNPKIFYNDKILTGDDIYYNQITGFGKATGNVTIDDPKEKRYIKGGYGEIFEKKDSSMMTKNPYAVKIMEKDSVYFAAEKIISYQRPDSLDIKVKKSYLRAYKKARIYKSNAQGRADSIAFNETDGIMHMYTKPILWSGEKQVTGDKVEAYFNVKNENIDSLRVIGNAFAISKVDSLNLKDEFNQVKGKFMTVYYDKNDIKEARVVGNAQSIVYVDDTDQETKKPERIGITLSACGIIGALFEERALQIISCSIGATADTYPMSKIEPARRKFADFNWNTKDRIRKWQDILVDSPNYEEVKYTADNELFDHAQEAVEKERAKEEAKKPKRTRK comes from the coding sequence ATGAGAAAAATCCTTTTTCTGTTTATCCTTATTTCCACGCTAAGTTTTGCGCAGGATAAAACCCCCGTGAAGAGAGATCCGTATTTACAGGCCCCTGCACCGCCCAGGCAGCAAGCACTGAAACCGGAAGATAAAGTGAAGATTATCAACGCCGATCAAATCATTAAGGACCCTGCAAAATATGATGGTAATCAATATTTCACAGGTCATGTGCAGATTGAGCATCAGGGGTCTATACTCACGGCTGATGAAGTTGTTTTATACAACGAAGAAAACTTTGTAAAAGCAATCGGCAATACAAGGCTTCAGAATACTGACGGATCTGTAATTACTGCAGGAGAAATGGAATATGATGCCAATACCCAAAAAGGTGTTGCCAGAAAAAATGTGGTCCTTACTGACCCCAAGCAAACTATAAAAACAGATATTCTGTATTATGACAGACTTGCAAGTCAAGCATACTTTAATACTGGTGGAACGATTTCTGACGGGCAGAATGTGACCTATGCCAAAGTAGGGACTTATTTCCTTAGTACAAGAGTAGTAGACCTTACCGGCAACGTAAAGATCGATACTCCGCAGTACATCATAGAAGGACCTAATATCAAACAGAATCAGAATACTAAGATTGCAGATTTTTCCGGACCTTCAACCATTACCAACCGGGCTAATCCTAAGAATAGAGTATACACCGAAAAAGGAACTTATAAAATGGAAACGAAGGAGGCTTTTCTCACCAAAAACCCCAAAATTTTCTATAACGATAAGATCCTTACCGGAGATGATATTTATTACAATCAGATTACCGGTTTTGGGAAAGCAACAGGAAATGTAACCATTGATGATCCTAAGGAAAAGAGGTATATTAAAGGAGGCTACGGAGAAATTTTCGAGAAAAAAGACTCGTCAATGATGACAAAGAATCCTTATGCTGTTAAAATAATGGAGAAAGACTCCGTCTATTTTGCTGCAGAAAAGATTATTTCCTACCAAAGACCGGATTCTCTGGATATCAAAGTAAAGAAAAGCTATTTAAGAGCCTATAAAAAAGCCCGTATTTATAAATCCAATGCACAGGGAAGAGCAGATTCTATTGCCTTTAATGAAACAGATGGAATCATGCATATGTATACCAAGCCAATCCTTTGGAGTGGAGAAAAGCAAGTGACAGGGGATAAAGTAGAAGCTTATTTTAATGTCAAGAACGAAAATATAGACTCACTGAGAGTTATTGGAAATGCTTTTGCCATCAGTAAAGTAGACTCACTGAATCTGAAAGATGAATTCAATCAGGTGAAGGGGAAGTTTATGACGGTATATTATGATAAAAATGATATTAAAGAAGCCAGAGTCGTAGGAAATGCCCAGTCGATAGTCTATGTAGACGATACCGATCAGGAAACTAAAAAACCGGAAAGAATTGGAATTACTCTTTCGGCCTGTGGAATTATCGGTGCTTTATTTGAAGAAAGAGCTTTACAGATTATTTCTTGTAGTATAGGAGCTACTGCAGATACTTATCCCATGAGTAAAATAGAACCTGCACGAAGAAAGTTTGCTGATTTTAACTGGAATACCAAAGACCGGATCAGAAAATGGCAGGATATTTTGGTGGACAGTCCTAATTACGAAGAAGTGAAATATACAGCAGATAATGAACTCTTTGATCATGCACAGGAAGCTGTAGAAAAAGAAAGAGCTAAAGAAGAAGCTAAAAAGCCTAAACGAACCCGAAAATAA